One Nocardioides aromaticivorans genomic window carries:
- a CDS encoding TetR/AcrR family transcriptional regulator gives MAAALAIVDDEGLDALSLRALAQRLGSGTATLYRHFEGRSELLAEVADRVLGEVRVDADAVAEGWEDACRELARALFRVLCRHRNAAPLLAQRIPLGPHAMVQRERALALLLERGFSRELAVGAYTTISRHVLGYAMQLGGSTAPDRDREAAEVSAQIDSLDGRRFPATATVADLMPVPIETEFEFGLDLIIEGLAVLRGREETA, from the coding sequence GTGGCGGCAGCCCTCGCCATCGTCGACGACGAGGGCCTCGACGCGCTCTCCCTGCGTGCCCTGGCGCAACGCCTCGGCTCCGGCACGGCCACCCTGTACCGACACTTCGAGGGAAGGTCCGAACTGCTCGCCGAGGTCGCGGACCGGGTGCTGGGCGAGGTCCGCGTGGACGCCGATGCGGTGGCGGAGGGCTGGGAGGACGCGTGTCGTGAGCTGGCTCGCGCCCTCTTCCGCGTGCTGTGCAGGCATCGCAACGCCGCCCCGCTGCTGGCGCAGCGCATCCCGCTCGGTCCGCACGCGATGGTCCAGCGCGAGCGTGCGCTCGCACTGCTGCTCGAGCGCGGGTTCTCCCGTGAGCTCGCGGTCGGTGCCTACACCACGATCTCCAGGCACGTCCTCGGCTACGCCATGCAGCTGGGCGGGTCGACCGCGCCGGACCGGGATCGGGAGGCCGCGGAGGTCTCTGCGCAGATCGACTCGCTCGATGGACGGCGGTTCCCCGCCACTGCGACGGTCGCCGACCTGATGCCGGTGCCGATCGAGACGGAGTTCGAGTTCGGCCTCGACCTGATCATCGAGGGCCTCGCCGTGCTTCGGGGTCGCGAGGAGACCGCCTGA
- a CDS encoding MFS transporter: protein MGARHEVRRDRTPRPTIAPWLVAAAFAATMLGTTLPTPLYVLYQRQLGLSTLAVTVIFAAYAAGVLLALLLFGRASDAIGYRRTLLPGLACAAASSVAFLLADSFEVLIAARLLSGLSAGVFTGTATAAIVALAQDRERAVLVATAANMGGLGAGPVVAGLLAQYAHHPLQLTYVVHLGLLTMAAAGIWAIPRPREPVGGSGFRWGARLSVPRSARLVFARSAVAVFAGFAMLGLFTAVVPLFLAQLLQLPNPALAGLVVGALFGASTFGQVVAPLLGTRAPRAAGTALTLGSLALAVAVATTDLTPLLVAVLLAGTGQGITFRTSVALLQDAAPAHQRSEITSSLFVVAYVAISAPILGEGLAAQVVGLQPAGIGFSLAVAAVAASATWSLARIPPTRAAPDCSP from the coding sequence ATGGGCGCCCGCCACGAGGTCCGGCGCGATCGCACACCGCGGCCGACGATCGCGCCCTGGCTGGTCGCCGCCGCGTTCGCGGCGACGATGCTCGGGACGACGCTGCCGACGCCGTTGTACGTCCTCTACCAGCGTCAGCTCGGCCTGTCGACGCTCGCGGTCACCGTCATCTTCGCGGCCTACGCCGCCGGAGTGCTCCTCGCGCTCCTCCTCTTCGGACGCGCGTCCGACGCGATCGGGTACCGCCGCACGCTGCTGCCGGGCCTGGCCTGCGCTGCCGCGAGCTCAGTCGCATTCCTCCTCGCCGACAGCTTCGAGGTGCTGATCGCGGCCCGCCTGCTGTCAGGTCTCTCGGCTGGCGTCTTCACCGGAACCGCAACCGCCGCGATCGTCGCGCTGGCGCAGGACAGGGAGCGCGCCGTCCTGGTCGCCACCGCAGCAAACATGGGAGGACTGGGCGCGGGTCCCGTCGTCGCGGGCCTCCTGGCGCAGTACGCCCACCACCCACTGCAGCTGACCTACGTCGTCCACCTGGGGCTTCTCACCATGGCCGCAGCCGGCATCTGGGCGATCCCCCGCCCGAGGGAGCCCGTCGGGGGAAGCGGCTTCCGCTGGGGAGCCCGGCTTTCCGTGCCACGCAGCGCGAGACTCGTCTTCGCACGCTCGGCAGTTGCGGTCTTCGCCGGATTCGCCATGCTCGGGCTGTTCACGGCCGTGGTGCCGCTCTTCCTCGCGCAACTGCTCCAGCTCCCGAACCCTGCCCTGGCTGGACTGGTCGTCGGAGCGCTTTTCGGCGCATCGACCTTCGGACAGGTCGTCGCACCGCTCCTGGGCACGCGCGCGCCTCGGGCCGCGGGCACCGCGCTGACCCTCGGCTCACTCGCGCTGGCCGTTGCCGTCGCCACGACGGATCTCACCCCCCTGCTGGTGGCGGTCCTGCTCGCCGGCACCGGCCAGGGCATCACCTTCCGGACGTCCGTCGCGCTGCTCCAGGACGCAGCGCCCGCACATCAACGCAGCGAGATCACGTCCAGCCTGTTCGTGGTCGCCTACGTCGCGATCTCGGCCCCGATCCTCGGCGAGGGCCTCGCTGCCCAGGTCGTGGGTCTGCAACCGGCCGGCATCGGATTCAGTCTCGCTGTCGCAGCGGTGGCCGCGTCGGCGACCTGGAGCCTTGCAAGGATCCCGCCCACCCGCGCGGCCCCCGACTGCTCGCCATGA
- a CDS encoding type II toxin-antitoxin system Rv0910 family toxin → MRTVEASATVPADPGQLWPFISEPPRWAEWLTIHKSWKSDPPPVAVAGAKATASATAMNMPISIDWTFEEVDPQRSVRMSGVTRARVELALTIRLIPGDGGTRVDLVTSVDGGMIDGPMGIVFKNALSAALHKSLRKLGEISG, encoded by the coding sequence ATGCGAACCGTCGAAGCCAGCGCCACCGTCCCTGCGGATCCGGGGCAGCTGTGGCCCTTCATCAGCGAGCCGCCGCGGTGGGCCGAGTGGCTCACCATTCACAAGTCCTGGAAGAGCGATCCTCCGCCGGTAGCGGTCGCGGGCGCCAAGGCGACAGCGTCCGCGACGGCGATGAACATGCCGATCAGCATCGACTGGACCTTCGAGGAGGTCGATCCGCAGCGGTCCGTGCGCATGAGCGGGGTCACGCGGGCCCGGGTCGAGCTGGCCCTCACGATCCGCCTGATCCCCGGCGACGGCGGCACCCGCGTCGACCTCGTCACCAGTGTCGACGGCGGGATGATCGACGGCCCCATGGGCATCGTCTTCAAGAACGCCCTGAGCGCGGCGCTCCACAAGTCGCTCAGGAAGCTGGGGGAGATTTCCGGATAG
- a CDS encoding PucR family transcriptional regulator produces MTSRSLAREWDPPPPAIATLLRRAVEVMLEEADELLAAIDAASFEVNRELLELAPGLGDALRAAGRSNVMVWALANMRKPGLPVPANLSPENLDFARDVVRHGFDETILSGFRTGQNLALRTATDVAFRVTDDHEALHELLVLMSQSIFAYVEDTLEGITATIRADRAQLRDAASAARAEAVALILEGAPISERRATQLLGYDVERAHAAAIVWSDEAVTDGAIESVTNDLARMSGAARPLTLRVAPSTAWVWLSGGASSGVSERLQPMDGIRVALGRPAAGLAGFRKSHQEAAATQRLARRLPLRSSLTSYDEVEVLALASANEDQARDFVARTLGPLADAPAEVRATLRTYLRQECNLSRTAQLEFAHRNTVAARLERARDLLPQPLADRTLEVSLALEIARILVA; encoded by the coding sequence GTGACGTCCCGGTCGTTGGCCAGGGAGTGGGATCCGCCGCCGCCCGCCATCGCCACCCTCCTGCGGCGAGCCGTCGAGGTCATGCTCGAGGAGGCCGACGAGCTCCTGGCGGCCATCGACGCGGCGAGCTTCGAGGTCAACCGGGAGCTGCTCGAGCTCGCGCCGGGGCTGGGTGATGCGCTGCGCGCTGCCGGACGGTCGAACGTGATGGTGTGGGCGCTGGCCAACATGCGCAAGCCCGGCCTGCCGGTGCCCGCGAACCTCAGCCCGGAGAACCTCGACTTCGCCAGGGACGTGGTCCGGCACGGCTTCGACGAGACGATCCTGAGCGGGTTCCGCACCGGGCAGAACCTCGCGCTGCGCACGGCGACCGATGTCGCGTTCCGCGTGACCGACGACCACGAGGCACTGCACGAGCTCCTCGTGCTGATGTCCCAGTCCATCTTCGCCTACGTCGAGGACACCCTCGAGGGCATCACCGCGACGATCCGCGCCGACCGGGCGCAGCTGCGCGACGCGGCGAGCGCCGCGCGGGCCGAGGCCGTGGCGCTGATCCTCGAAGGCGCCCCGATCTCCGAGCGTCGCGCCACGCAGCTCCTCGGGTACGACGTCGAGCGTGCCCACGCCGCCGCGATCGTCTGGTCCGACGAGGCCGTGACGGATGGCGCTATCGAGTCGGTCACGAACGACCTCGCCCGGATGTCCGGCGCCGCCCGTCCGCTGACCCTTCGCGTCGCGCCGTCGACGGCGTGGGTCTGGCTCTCGGGCGGCGCGTCGTCCGGCGTCTCGGAGCGCCTGCAACCGATGGACGGGATACGGGTGGCGCTCGGACGCCCGGCTGCGGGGCTCGCCGGGTTCCGCAAGAGCCACCAGGAGGCCGCCGCCACCCAGCGGCTGGCCCGCCGCCTGCCCCTGCGGAGCTCGCTGACGTCGTACGACGAGGTCGAGGTCCTGGCCCTCGCGAGCGCCAACGAGGACCAGGCCCGCGACTTCGTCGCGCGGACCCTCGGCCCGCTCGCCGACGCTCCGGCGGAGGTGCGCGCCACGCTGCGGACCTACCTCCGCCAGGAGTGCAACCTGAGCCGGACCGCTCAGCTGGAGTTCGCCCACCGCAACACGGTCGCCGCGCGGCTCGAGCGCGCTCGCGACCTCCTGCCGCAGCCGCTCGCGGACCGCACGCTCGAGGTGTCCCTCGCGCTCGAGATCGCCCGGATCCTGGTGGCCTGA
- a CDS encoding cytochrome P450 has protein sequence MPHRPVPTDTGNLYSRSAILHPYPHYQRLRSLGPVVWLQRHKVYALPRYAECKTVLLDDTTFVSGRGVGLNPISNRFSRGTTLNSDGAEHAERRSLVAHRLTPRALRALQEQVDEQAGLVVADAVQRRHVDGVEELAMALPMSIVPDLIGWPEEGRDRLLAWGAATFDALGPINGQSVRSIQPTLQMLRYARTVAQQRTLQEGSLGADLLKAVDEGRLDASGCPKLLVDYLAPSIDTTLSAIASALYLFAQHPDQWQALRADRGLLSNAINEVVRLESPLRAFGRQLAEDTSLAGTDLPAGSRVLVMYASANRDESAWTDPATFDITREASHQLGFGHGTHGCAGQGLARLEIRSILGHLLDRVEQIRLTGEPTWAVNNIIHRLEHLPLELIPAG, from the coding sequence ATGCCGCACAGGCCCGTACCGACGGACACCGGAAACCTCTACTCGCGCTCGGCGATCCTGCATCCCTATCCCCACTACCAGCGCCTGCGCTCGCTGGGCCCCGTGGTCTGGCTCCAGCGACACAAGGTGTACGCACTCCCCCGCTACGCCGAGTGCAAGACCGTCCTGCTCGACGACACGACCTTCGTGTCGGGCCGGGGCGTGGGGCTCAACCCGATCTCGAACCGCTTCTCGCGCGGCACGACCCTGAACAGCGACGGCGCCGAGCACGCCGAGCGGCGCAGCCTCGTGGCGCACCGGCTCACCCCCCGTGCCCTCCGGGCGCTGCAGGAGCAGGTCGACGAGCAGGCCGGGCTCGTCGTCGCCGACGCCGTCCAGCGCCGGCACGTGGACGGCGTCGAGGAGCTGGCGATGGCGCTGCCCATGTCGATCGTCCCCGACCTGATCGGGTGGCCGGAGGAGGGCAGGGACCGCCTCCTGGCGTGGGGTGCCGCAACCTTCGACGCGCTGGGCCCGATCAACGGGCAGTCGGTCCGCAGCATCCAGCCGACCCTGCAGATGCTGCGCTACGCACGCACCGTCGCCCAGCAGCGCACCCTGCAGGAAGGCAGCCTCGGGGCGGACCTCCTGAAGGCCGTCGACGAAGGGCGCCTGGACGCATCCGGCTGCCCCAAGCTGCTGGTCGACTACCTGGCACCGTCGATCGACACCACCCTCAGCGCCATCGCCAGCGCGCTGTACCTGTTCGCGCAGCACCCCGACCAGTGGCAGGCCCTGCGTGCCGACCGCGGCCTGCTGTCGAACGCGATCAACGAGGTCGTCCGGCTGGAGTCGCCGCTGCGGGCCTTCGGCCGCCAGCTCGCCGAGGACACCTCCCTCGCCGGCACCGACCTGCCCGCGGGCAGCCGGGTCCTCGTCATGTACGCCTCTGCCAACCGGGACGAGTCGGCGTGGACCGATCCGGCAACGTTCGACATCACCCGCGAAGCGAGCCACCAGCTCGGGTTCGGCCACGGCACGCACGGATGCGCCGGGCAGGGCCTGGCCCGGCTGGAGATCCGGTCCATCCTCGGGCACCTGCTCGACCGGGTGGAGCAGATCCGGCTCACCGGAGAGCCGACCTGGGCCGTCAACAACATCATCCACCGCCTCGAGCACCTCCCGCTCGAGCTGATCCCCGCAGGGTGA
- a CDS encoding ferredoxin, with translation MRIHVEYDRCEGHGLCAEQAPQLFSLDDDAELTYHAEGSDVPADQQAPARAAIASCPVAALRETS, from the coding sequence ATGAGGATCCACGTCGAGTACGACCGGTGCGAGGGCCACGGCCTCTGCGCCGAACAGGCACCGCAGCTCTTCAGCCTCGATGACGACGCCGAGCTGACCTATCACGCAGAGGGTTCCGACGTCCCCGCTGACCAGCAGGCGCCAGCGCGAGCGGCCATCGCGTCGTGCCCGGTCGCCGCGCTGCGGGAGACCTCGTGA
- a CDS encoding NAD(P)/FAD-dependent oxidoreductase — protein sequence MTRPGAVVIVGESIAGLTAARELRAQGYDGTVTIIGSEPEGAYARPPLSKAVLKDASGETGLSYPCADLDLRHVRSPAVALDAPGRVVTTDDGRAVPYDALLVATGATARRLATPDQRGELVLRTLADARAIRERMDHAASVIVIGAGFLGMEVASAAAARGLDVTVIDTEPPLRRLLGSYLSDRLAAHAAARGVRTRQVSGPVELAGTPVRGVTLPDGDTLTADLVVTCAGDLPAVGWLSGTPLADPAGIAIDERCSTSVPGVFAAGDVARLSPSAGCSGSRAPFWSNAVAQGKVAAASMLGQDSPLRPTDDYFWTEILGLSIKVAGPLPLTGAPASVDGDVQAGDAILRWDRPGQRTTAVAFGRKVPVGRLRALARDSASSHKEKS from the coding sequence GTGACTCGGCCCGGAGCCGTGGTGATCGTCGGCGAGTCGATCGCCGGCCTGACCGCCGCTCGCGAGCTCCGCGCCCAGGGGTACGACGGGACCGTGACCATCATCGGGAGCGAGCCCGAGGGCGCGTATGCACGGCCGCCGCTGTCCAAGGCCGTGTTGAAGGACGCTTCAGGCGAGACCGGGCTCTCCTACCCGTGCGCGGACCTCGACCTCCGGCACGTCCGCTCCCCCGCCGTCGCACTGGACGCCCCCGGCCGGGTCGTGACGACCGACGACGGACGAGCCGTGCCGTACGACGCCCTGCTCGTCGCGACCGGCGCGACGGCGCGACGACTGGCGACCCCGGACCAGCGCGGCGAGCTCGTGCTGCGCACCCTCGCGGACGCACGCGCGATCCGGGAACGGATGGACCACGCTGCGTCGGTCATCGTCATCGGCGCCGGCTTCCTCGGCATGGAGGTGGCCAGCGCGGCCGCCGCGAGGGGACTGGACGTCACCGTCATCGACACCGAGCCCCCGCTGCGCCGGCTGCTCGGCTCGTACCTCTCGGACCGCCTTGCGGCCCACGCGGCGGCCCGAGGAGTCCGGACCCGCCAGGTCTCCGGCCCCGTCGAGCTTGCCGGAACCCCGGTCCGCGGGGTGACACTGCCGGACGGGGACACGCTGACGGCGGACCTCGTCGTCACGTGCGCCGGCGACCTCCCCGCGGTCGGATGGCTGTCCGGCACTCCGCTGGCAGATCCTGCGGGCATCGCGATCGACGAGCGCTGCTCGACCTCGGTGCCCGGCGTGTTCGCCGCGGGAGACGTCGCCCGCCTCAGCCCCTCCGCGGGCTGCAGCGGCAGCCGCGCGCCGTTCTGGTCCAATGCGGTCGCGCAGGGCAAGGTCGCCGCTGCCTCCATGCTCGGGCAGGACAGCCCGCTGCGGCCGACCGACGACTACTTCTGGACGGAGATCCTCGGGCTCTCCATCAAGGTCGCCGGCCCTCTTCCGCTCACCGGTGCGCCCGCGTCGGTGGACGGGGACGTCCAGGCGGGCGACGCCATCCTGCGCTGGGACCGACCCGGACAGCGGACGACCGCCGTCGCCTTCGGCCGCAAGGTGCCGGTCGGCCGGCTCCGCGCCCTCGCCCGCGACAGCGCTTCGAGCCACAAGGAGAAGTCATGA
- a CDS encoding DoxX family protein, producing the protein MNTTAVLTALLAVPFTAIGAAKLAAVPSMRARAAHVGLGVDAYRAIGALELAGAAGLVAGAAVPLLRILAALGLLLLLVGAVVAHLRVKDGPKEMAPALVLGALAAALLVLSVLNY; encoded by the coding sequence ATGAACACCACGGCCGTCCTCACCGCCCTCCTCGCGGTGCCCTTCACTGCCATCGGCGCCGCGAAGCTCGCCGCCGTCCCGTCGATGCGGGCCCGAGCCGCACACGTCGGTCTCGGCGTCGACGCGTACCGGGCCATCGGTGCGCTGGAGCTCGCCGGCGCGGCGGGACTGGTCGCCGGGGCCGCGGTTCCTCTGCTCCGCATCCTCGCCGCCCTCGGCCTCCTGCTCCTGCTGGTCGGAGCGGTGGTCGCCCACCTGCGCGTGAAGGACGGGCCGAAGGAGATGGCTCCCGCCCTCGTGCTCGGAGCCCTGGCGGCCGCGCTCCTCGTCCTGAGCGTCCTCAACTACTGA